The DNA segment gtgcaaaattactttgccattAGCGCTCAGAACATCCTTCTCCGCACGGCTGTTGTCAATGTATGCCACTTGGGTACTACATACACCGCACGAGCACTAATCGACTCGGGGTCCGAAACGactttcatttctgagcgtttaTTCCAGCGCATAAAGTTGCCATTCCAATCCGTGCAAGCCCAAGTATCTGGGCTGAACCATGCATCATGCAATTGCGGCCCAACCGTAGAAGTTATGcaacttcagcattggttCTCAAACGAAGCCGAGGCTCTATATCGAGACCTCAGCGTTCGTCATTCCAAAGTTGGCAGACAAGCTGCCTTCATTCCATGTGCCGAAAGGCACAAGCGATTGAACTGGCAGATCCATACTTCTGCAAAGGTGCTCAgattgacattttaattggcgcggatatGCTTCCGTCAGTCATCCTGAGCGGCTCCCGGCaaaacatttgtggctcactcctCGGGCAAGAAACCGTGTTTGGTTGGATTCTCACCGGCCCCGTCTCCCAGAATGTGTCGACAACTGTCTCTGCGTTTTCGACGAGGGTCGCCATCCAAGTAGACGATCAACTCGATAGATTAAGTTTCAACTTTTGGGAGTCGGAGGATTCTGCGTCGAAGCTGGTTAGCTGCGAAAACACAACTTCACGTAGCCGATGTGGCAGATAtcgggtgactcttccattccggaagccCGTTTGCATTGGATTGGGTCACCAGGCGGTGGTCACCACTCCTGATTTTTATCTGCCTCATCATTCATTTAATCCAGATAAGCACCGACACAAAGGTCCGAACACCCGTCGACAAACTGAAGGATAGAAGGACTGACGGACGATAAACCTCATACTTCGTTTCTCTATTCGTCGTCCTGTGCTGTCCTATACTATACTGTTCCATGTGTCATTGTAAAGAGGCTACTGTAATAATCAATTCCTCTTGTTTCATTCCATGTTGCATGGCCTTCTCCGTGTGGATGGGCCTCAAGGTAGCACCAGGCGACCACAGCACCTTCTTTACCCTACTCAACTCGTTCGTACACATTGTAATGTACTTCTATTACATGATTGCGGCCATGGGACCCAAGTACCAGAAGTTCATTTGGTTGAAGAAGTACCTGACCACCTTCCAAATGTTGCAATTCGTGGCCATCCTAACGCATCAGTTCCAGTGGCTGTTCCGCGAATGCGATTATCCCAAGGGATTCATGGTGTGGATTGGACTGCATGGCGTGATGTGATACGTGAATGCCCAGTCGTCAGTGACGACGTGACGACCAACCTGAACCACGTTTCCAACTTCGCTCACATCCTTGCTACAGTATAAGGCTGTCAGCATCCTCCCGACGGCCAACATCCTGATCGACACCGGGTGTAAAACCTTCGAGATGCAAGCTCTGATCGACCCGTGCACTGCGACCAGCCGAATCAGCGCATCCTTAGCAGCAGCCTATCGGCTTTCCGTCACCCGCGTTGGTACGGAGGGCGTATGCACGGCGATCATCCGCTCACGGACATTcgcgcagtcacactgatTTATTTTCTCCTCTTGTTAGCCACCCTGCCCACTTTTAGTCCTTTTTCTACATATCATATGTTTCTATTCTCTGAGCGGCACAACAAGTGTGCTTTCtacaagtttttaataaagacGTGATTGTGCAATTTACAAAGACAAAATATAAAGGTGaaagtatttgtttatttatctgAAAACGCCTTCCTACacactacagtcgagtgtggtcgactgtgagatacccaatacccattttgaataaaaacaaaatattgctgtaaaaaaaatgcatgGGGTTTCAATCGGGATGTAGGTGTGAGTTGAGAAATAAgtgttttgattaaatttaattccatCGTTACTTCCCAATCGATAGTACTGTTCatgtttttgaaaaattttagttctttttcaaatatatcattattcTCCATATGTTtcgtataataataattggtcTGTATCCTCTAGTAAGACGTAGTCGTCgtttgaataattaataatttccgAACCACAAATCGGTAGTAAAATGCATAGAATCATGTATATGTTCAtgctaaataattaaaatatatatatataagaaaaaatattaaataagtaaaaatggtatttaaaattttatgttatctttatgaattattctctctctgttatttattattaatttatttatttctgggtcttaatttatttc comes from the Drosophila sulfurigaster albostrigata strain 15112-1811.04 chromosome 2L, ASM2355843v2, whole genome shotgun sequence genome and includes:
- the LOC133850814 gene encoding elongation of very long chain fatty acids protein AAEL008004-like, with the protein product MAFSVWMGLKVAPGDHSTFFTLLNSFVHIVMYFYYMIAAMGPKYQKFIWLKKYLTTFQMLQFVAILTHQFQWLFRECDYPKGFMVWIGLHGVM